The Coffea arabica cultivar ET-39 chromosome 6e, Coffea Arabica ET-39 HiFi, whole genome shotgun sequence genome contains the following window.
CATCCCTCCGTCAGATGATCCCAATGCCATATCTGGTGGCGTCCGATCAAAAGACGTCTTCATTTCACCCGGAAACAAAGTAGGAGCACGCCTGTTTCTTCCCAGAACAATCAAAGCTGACGAGAAACAGAAACTTCCCCTCCTCGTCTACTTCCACGGCGGTGCATTCGTCATAGAATCAGCCTTCTCTGTTCAGTACCATAACTACCTCAGCTCCCTCGTGGCCGAGGCCAATATCATTGCCGTGTCCATCGAATACAGGCTGGCCCCGGAGCACCCCATGCCCGCATGCTTCGATGATTCTTGGACTATGATCAATTGGGTGACATCTCATGCCAAAACGAGACAAGGACCTGAATCATGGATCAATAATCACGCTAACTTCACTAAGGTTTTCTTCGCCGGTGACAGCGCTGGAGCTAATATTGCCCATAACATGGCAGCTAAAGCAAGCCAACATAGCTTGGGAGATGGTGTGAAGCTTCTGGGGCTGATTTTGATGCATCCCTCTTTTGGAAATGGACAGCCTCACAAACTCTGGGAGCTCATCTGTCCTGATCTCAACGGATGGGATGATCCGAGGCTGCATCCGATGGCTCATCGGAGTTTGTTATCGAGCCTGGTTTGCAGCAAGATTCTAATTTGCATATCGGAGAAAGATTCTCTCAGACAGAGAGGTTGGCTTTACTATGAGGCCCTGAAAAACAGTGGATGGGAAGGTGAGTTGGACTTTTTGGAGATTGAAGATGAGGGTCATGTTTTTCACCTGTTGAATCCAAATTGTGATAATGCCAAAATCTTGATGAAAAGGGTGGATTCATTTTTAACAGCATAGGAATGAATTTTCACAAGGATGATGAAGTTGTTTCTTGTTATTGAGTATACTGAATAAAGTTTCAAGTCTGAAAAGACTTTCATAGTTCAATTCAAGCAGTGTGTATTGTTTTTCCTTGTGGTGCATACATGCTTGGCTTGTAAACCAAATCTTTTAACAAGAAAAAAGTAAGCAATGCTACATTCATCAAGAAGTCATGCATGATTTTTTTATCTTAATTCTTTACTGTTTGTCAGGAatcaaaatgaagaaaacaagaaagtaGGTGTGTTTGGATACAAAAATTATTGTAATATTATTTTGCATATATCATAAGTACATTTTTCAAGCACcacttttatattttcaactatatttttattttttatatatctCATAACTCAAAAGtactataataattatttcaaataatattttaagtaATATTTTATCCAAGCACACTCACTGTTGCAGGCTTGTGTTCTAATTTACAAGATCTGAATCAGAGTAGTTTCGTTATTATTAATAACTCTTTAGTTGacttcaaataatattttcgtttaaaaggaaagaataaaaattatataGGTTTCTAAACATAAAAAATATCTAACCATCTTGAGAAGAAGACgtcaaataaaaatttcaaaaaccaAGGTTacacatctaattatcttttattctaaaaacaaaaacaaaaaagaatcttTTATTCTCGCCTCTGTGCAACTATTTGGTCTTGTCAGCCAACCAGTCCGGCCAACTCATTGGGCCCAACCAGGCCAGGCCCGAGGCCTAGGCAAATGGTTAGGGCTTCAACAAGCCGAAGCCTAAACGAAGAAATATCTTGTTTGCAGGCCAAGACCAAGCCCCTAAAAACTCATACATATTGCCCTATTTTCAGCCTATTTATTTCAATGGGGCCCAGATCGTAATCAGGAAATtactaaaaatttaattttttaggtTCTTAAAGCATTTTTAAGAATTACTCACGACACCCCATTGTTAATATGATGTTTTCACATTTTGAATGTTCCAAAATAAGAGTCACTCTCTATAAATCAACAcaatattttattagttttctcAATTTGCCATTTTAAAAAAGTAACTTTTTTCATCTACCAATACATTTCTCatactttcaaattttgaatgtaaGGACAACATTGTAAAGTCACCCAAATCTAACTCATTCAAGCACAATGATTATATATTCCTTTAAAAAGTTGGTTCCCCCAAAACAAGACTCAAATTGTGAAACTGAGAGAGTATATAAGTAAAagagaaaatataaatttacataGTTATTATAATTACAATGTTACTACATTAAGGTAAATCTCTAGTTAAAAAGTACCcaattgtttcaaaaattttcattaattgaaACGTGGATAAGTATCAAATTATGaataatttttatttcatgtaattAAGTGGGTCATTTTTCATACATATATTATTGTCAGATGAGGCAAAATTTAGCAAGATACGGTATGAAAATGTATATATGCGTTAATAACATCCAAAAGTGGTGAATATATATGTTGTATGGGGCCATAACGAATTGGAGGAGAAAGTAGGAAAGATGTACGTCTAGTTTTTGGGGGAGGGTTGAATTGGGCGGTACGAGGGGAGGGAGTATAAGTAAGAGGTCTCGGGTTCGAATCCTCCTGCTTATacttaaagaaaagaaatgtacGTCTaatttttattcataattttcAGCTTTCATCACATTTTTGCAAGTCTGTTGTGGTGGAGAAGTTGTGAGGGGAAGTCTAA
Protein-coding sequences here:
- the LOC113696843 gene encoding probable carboxylesterase 12, which gives rise to MDCHPVADSPEVLHNFLPFFRIFKDGSVEKFLQTPFIPPSDDPNAISGGVRSKDVFISPGNKVGARLFLPRTIKADEKQKLPLLVYFHGGAFVIESAFSVQYHNYLSSLVAEANIIAVSIEYRLAPEHPMPACFDDSWTMINWVTSHAKTRQGPESWINNHANFTKVFFAGDSAGANIAHNMAAKASQHSLGDGVKLLGLILMHPSFGNGQPHKLWELICPDLNGWDDPRLHPMAHRSLLSSLVCSKILICISEKDSLRQRGWLYYEALKNSGWEGELDFLEIEDEGHVFHLLNPNCDNAKILMKRVDSFLTA